The Triticum dicoccoides isolate Atlit2015 ecotype Zavitan chromosome 6A, WEW_v2.0, whole genome shotgun sequence genome has a window encoding:
- the LOC119318784 gene encoding putative RING-H2 finger protein ATL71, producing MAQVWAVFLAVGSLAIGMLGVLGVWLCYLFQAVAFGPPPAPPPETPETVDDDDDKNGLSEAELRQLGGVVQAATPNGEEEEEEVLCPICLDAMEPGRAVRVLPGCNRAFHQDCVDRWLAISPRCPVCNIWATPQSPRASPMAAKTAPAPGC from the coding sequence ATGGCGCAGGTCTGGGCGGTGTTCCTGGCCGTGGGGTCGCTCGCCATCGGCATGCTCGGGGTGCTCGGCGTCTGGCTCTGCTACCTGTTCCAGGCCGTGGCGTTTGGCCCGCCCCCCGCCCCGCCGCCCGAGACGCCGGAGAcggtcgacgacgacgacgacaagaaCGGGCTATCAGAGGCGGAGCTGAGGCAGCTGGGCGGGGTCGTCCAGGCGGCGACCCCgaacggcgaggaggaggaggaggaggtgctctGCCCTATCTGCCTCGACGCCATGGAGCCCGGCCGCGCCGTGCGCGTCCTCCCCGGCTGCAACCGCGCCTTCCACCAGGACTGCGTCGACCGGTGGCTGGCCATCTCGCCGCGCTGCCCCGTGTGCAACATCTGGGCCACGCCGCAGTCGCCGCGGGCCTCGCCGATGGCGGCCAAGACTGCTCCGGCTCCAGGGTGCTGA
- the LOC119315921 gene encoding uncharacterized protein LOC119315921 → MKMIKGPCVRRGRMAGPVQSITRAEIDRFWRRKKLEEEERRLDDEKEAARIKLKTLKAKQQEDYMLFVQRIDGIIDEKAETSEMMEEGEIARNIEIQIGIKHWWRKSSCAYLNEPAVASVDDNSSWKANTGYIPQKIQFRCSQPALYQMNVAAFGIF, encoded by the exons ATGAAGATGATCAAAGGTCCTTGTGTTCGCCGGGGAAGGATGGCAGGCCCGGTCCAGAGCATCACCCGGGCGGAGATCGACCGTTTCTGGAGGAGAAAGAAGCTGGAGGAAGAGGAACGCCGGCTCGATGACGAGAAGGAGGCTGCAAGGATCAAACTCAAGACTCTCAAGGCAA AGCAGCAAGAAGATTACATGCTTTTTGTACAAAGGATAGACGGGATTATAGACGAGAAAGCAGAGACaagcgagatgatggaggagggagAGATCGCCAGGAACATTGAGATACAAATTGGCATCAAGCATTG GTGGAGGAAGAGCAGCTGCGCATATCTAAATGAACCAGCAGTAGCATCCGTTGATGATAACAGCAGTTGGAAGGCGAACACCGGATATATTCCGCAGAAGATACAATTTAGGTGCTCCCAGCCAGCACTTTACCAGATGAACGTGGCTGCTTTTGGGATCTTCTAA